In one window of Legionella fallonii LLAP-10 DNA:
- the lysS gene encoding lysine--tRNA ligase, with protein MTEEHLDESEVYHIRKQKLAELRTDGFNFPNQFRREHLADKLMEQYADIEKETLAQQQVKVAVAGRIVLRRIMGKASFFHIQDVSGRMQVYIRANDLPEVYEQFKHWDLGDIVGVKGELFKTNTGELTVNAEHVELLTKSLRPLPDKFHGLADQEMKYRKRYVDLIANEESRQTFLVRSRLIQAVRQFMDKNHYLEVETPMMHPIPGGAVARPFITHHNTLDMTLYLRIAPELYLKRLVVGGFERVYEINRNFRNEGISTRHNPEFTMIEFYQAYADYKDLIVFTEQLLRHLCDAVLGTREVEYQGQFIDFNKPFMQMSVKEAILKYHPQISAQQLETAEECKALLDNLKLPYQITDGLGKLQMTIFEETVEHQLFQPTFITEYPTEISPLARRSDSNPEVTDRFEFFIAGREIANGFSELNDAEDQAERFYKQVAEKDAGDMEAMHFDSDYIEALEYGLPPTAGEGIGIDRLVMLFTNSQSIRDVILFPQLRQ; from the coding sequence CTGACGGTTTTAATTTTCCCAATCAATTTCGTCGCGAACATTTAGCTGACAAATTAATGGAACAATATGCTGATATTGAAAAAGAGACTTTAGCTCAGCAACAAGTGAAGGTCGCTGTTGCGGGACGTATCGTTCTAAGGCGTATTATGGGTAAGGCCAGTTTCTTCCATATCCAAGATGTCTCTGGGCGTATGCAGGTTTATATTCGTGCCAATGATCTTCCTGAAGTATATGAGCAATTTAAGCATTGGGATTTAGGCGATATCGTTGGTGTTAAAGGGGAACTCTTTAAAACGAATACTGGTGAGTTGACTGTAAATGCCGAACACGTTGAATTATTAACGAAATCGTTAAGACCCTTGCCTGATAAGTTCCATGGTTTGGCCGATCAAGAAATGAAATATCGCAAACGCTATGTTGATTTGATTGCTAATGAAGAAAGCAGACAGACCTTTTTAGTACGCTCTCGTCTGATTCAGGCTGTAAGACAATTCATGGACAAAAATCATTATCTAGAAGTAGAAACCCCCATGATGCACCCCATTCCAGGAGGAGCTGTAGCACGTCCTTTCATTACGCATCATAATACACTGGATATGACACTTTATTTGCGTATCGCTCCAGAGCTTTATTTGAAACGCTTGGTAGTTGGTGGTTTTGAACGCGTCTATGAGATTAATCGTAATTTCCGTAATGAGGGAATTTCTACGCGGCATAACCCTGAATTTACTATGATTGAATTCTACCAGGCTTATGCTGACTATAAAGATTTAATCGTTTTTACAGAACAGTTATTACGCCATTTATGCGATGCGGTTTTAGGTACTAGAGAAGTAGAATACCAAGGCCAATTTATTGATTTTAATAAACCTTTTATGCAAATGAGCGTTAAAGAAGCGATATTAAAATACCATCCTCAAATTAGTGCTCAGCAATTGGAGACAGCAGAGGAATGTAAAGCCTTGTTGGACAATTTAAAATTGCCTTATCAAATAACAGATGGCTTGGGTAAATTACAGATGACTATTTTTGAAGAAACAGTAGAGCATCAATTATTCCAACCTACATTTATTACAGAATATCCGACGGAAATTTCTCCTTTAGCAAGACGAAGTGATTCAAATCCTGAAGTTACTGATAGATTTGAATTTTTTATCGCAGGGCGTGAAATTGCCAACGGTTTCTCTGAGTTGAATGATGCCGAAGATCAGGCGGAGCGTTTTTATAAACAAGTAGCCGAAAAGGATGCTGGAGATATGGAGGCTATGCATTTTGATAGTGACTATATCGAGGCATTGGAATATGGATTACCTCCAACAGCTGGTGAGGGAATAGGTATTGATAGATTAGTGATGTTGTTTACTAATTCACAATCTATTCGTGATGTAATTTTGTTCCCACAATTAAGACAATAA